A single window of Melospiza georgiana isolate bMelGeo1 chromosome 6, bMelGeo1.pri, whole genome shotgun sequence DNA harbors:
- the ZDHHC22 gene encoding palmitoyltransferase ZDHHC22: MLVLRLLNVVAPAYFLCISLVTFVLQIFVFIPSMFRDPSTTPLFSPALLHGALFLFLSANALGNYVLVIQNSPEDLGKDFNLGKGAEVADWLDGSRSPGSALPGTHFCRLCSRVTQRHDHHCFFTGNCIGSRNMRNFIMFCLYTSLACLDSLVAGMAYISATLSMSFVDPLAFLTLLPHSISQFFSGALLSSEMFVILMLYLWLGIGLACAGFCCHQLLLILRGQTRYQVRKGMLVRARPWRDNLQEVFGKKWLLGLLIPVQNVESGYRRQKEK; the protein is encoded by the exons ATGCTAGTTCTCAGGTTGCTCAATGTTGTCGCTCCAGCCTACTTCTTGTGCATCTCCCTAGTGACCTTCGTCCTCCAGATCTTTGTCTTCATCCCCAGCATGTTCAGAGACCCTTCCACCACCCCACTTTTCTCgcctgctctgctgcatggggccctcttcctcttcctctcagcTAATGCCCTGGGCAACTACGTCCTTGTGATCCAGAACTCCCCCGAGGACTTGGGCAAGGACTTTAACTTGGGCAAAGGAGCCGAAGTGGCAGACTGGCTGGATGGAAGCAGGTCCCCTGGCTCAGCCTTGCCCGGCACTCACTTCTGTAGACTGTGTTCCAGAGTCACCCAGAGGCATGACCACCACTGTTTCTTCACAGGGAACTGCATCGGGAGCAGGAACATGCGAAACTTCATCATGTTCTGCCTCTACACCTCCCTGGCTTGCCTTGACTCCCTGGTGGCAGGCATGGCTTACATTTCTGCTACACTTTCCATGTCCTTTGTGGACCCACTGGCCTTCCTCACTCTTCTGCCTCACTCCATCAGCCAGTTCTTCTCAG GAGCTCTCCTTAGCTCTGAGATGTTTGTGATCCTCATGCTCTACCTCTGGCTTGGGATTGGACTGGCGTGCGCCGgcttctgctgccaccagctgctgctgatccTGCGCGGGCAGACGCGGTACCAGGTGCGGAAGGGAATGCTGGTGAGAGCCCGGCCCTGGAGGGACAACCTGCAAGAAGTCTTTGGCAAGAAGTGGCTGCTTGGACTTCTCATCCCTGTGCAGAATGTGGAGAGTGGCTACCGTaggcagaaagagaaataa